The bacterium genome includes the window AATGAAAGTCGATTCTATAGGCGATACGCTATGGACAGTTTATCCTCCTTGCATTAGTATAAAGTCCATCGTAGAGACCGCTCCGAATGAATTTTTATGTTTGGGACTTGGGGGCTATTGTCACTTTTTTGTTTGCAAAATCATTGGAGATGGATTCATATCGTGGTCTCGATATTGGATGTATGATTTTGCAGACACCTCATATGCTCAAGCACATTCTTTAATTCCAACATTCGACGGGAACTTTGTTTTTTGTGGACAAACAGGAGGTTATATAGATTCCGGGGGCGAATCTGACGGTTGTTTGGTAAAAATTGATTCATTAAGTAATGTTATCTGGCAAAGGAGAGTCGATGTAGCCGGAAGGCCGGACGAGTTTTATTCTGTTATCCAAACTCAGGACAGCGGCTATGTTTGCACGGGCTATGCCAGCGTGAATTCGGGCTTGTATGAATACCCTGAAACTTTGGAGGTTTGCCTCGTTAAATTTTCCGAGGATGGAGATATAATCTGGGAAAACGAGGTGAATATTCCGATGATACTAGCCCTCTCCGCCTACCCGAATCCGTTCAATAGCGCGGTTTCCATATCCGCGCCGGATAATGCCGTTGTTGAAATATTCGATATCAACGGTCGTTGTATCGCTGAATTTCCCGGCGGAGACCAAATTTGGAAACCTGAGGCGTCGGTTGGCAGCGGCGTCTATCTTGTTCGGGCGCGGTTCGACAAGCTCACTGACCGGGGCGAGGAATCGGTTACGAAACGCGTCGTGTATTTGAAATAATTATATTCTGTCATTGCGAAGAGCAAAGCGGCAGTCGGCCCTGCCGACCGACGTGACAATCTCCTCGAATACAATGAGATTGCGACGCTCCGGTCGCTCGCAATGACGGGGTAAAATGAGGGAGGTTTATCGAGATAACTGGAGATT containing:
- a CDS encoding T9SS type A sorting domain-containing protein, with product MKKLLILLIIGISLTFAQTVQWTQTYHNDIDPMGWDIGWKVFDTEDGGFLIIGDTDWAELVDSVSLRFHNQFFIIKTDEFGNAITKQMYCDTVWGVKDVVKFAEDTILAFGEFGFEGYHKILGVNQEGDSIFCGVLDTIELYGVASALTNDRCLITGSYSKTGPPYWDVDSLILFKHTIEGEIVWYRRYGLPIIPNSVLQTQDSGFIIGGGTTSYNGWVMKVDSIGDTLWTVYPPCISIKSIVETAPNEFLCLGLGGYCHFFVCKIIGDGFISWSRYWMYDFADTSYAQAHSLIPTFDGNFVFCGQTGGYIDSGGESDGCLVKIDSLSNVIWQRRVDVAGRPDEFYSVIQTQDSGYVCTGYASVNSGLYEYPETLEVCLVKFSEDGDIIWENEVNIPMILALSAYPNPFNSAVSISAPDNAVVEIFDINGRCIAEFPGGDQIWKPEASVGSGVYLVRARFDKLTDRGEESVTKRVVYLK